In Geobacillus kaustophilus, a genomic segment contains:
- a CDS encoding TIGR02679 family protein yields MSTAKEASAFFRSEPAFHRLLVEMKRKYESLGRVGGTVSLAAFSDEERETIAAFFGKDVSRVSLSDFEKQLEQTRFAGIGLVELLEQYFGERLVSKREQRQAAEEERERFFARLVKEHHWVEAVRSQRFVQAAYETDRNGLEAAVRLVGAALRRLPLSSYMRLPLFAQQVAGDPHAFDLPTLSGKLLLAALQATVPGEWDVASVESVNELLQSVGLLREDILNFVTCANILAETENGSHPVFSAAAETNAALNVPLREVLPLARAYPARGGTVYIVENAGVFSTLLDTRAPLVSTNGQMNLATMKLLDLLAVSGARLLYSGDFDPEGLAMAERLLERYGSAVALWRFSLDDYVAANPAVELPPERLAKLASISAEDLLPVKEEMKRRKKAGYQEAIIGRLEGDIEKDGANKSFP; encoded by the coding sequence GTGAGCACAGCCAAGGAAGCATCCGCCTTTTTCCGCTCTGAGCCAGCGTTCCACCGCCTATTGGTCGAGATGAAGCGCAAGTACGAGTCGCTCGGCCGCGTTGGCGGCACGGTTTCGTTGGCGGCGTTTTCCGATGAAGAGCGGGAGACGATCGCCGCCTTTTTCGGCAAAGACGTCTCGCGCGTCTCCCTCTCTGATTTTGAAAAACAGCTCGAACAAACGCGGTTCGCAGGCATTGGGCTTGTGGAACTGCTCGAACAATATTTCGGCGAGAGGCTCGTGTCAAAAAGAGAACAGCGGCAAGCGGCGGAAGAAGAAAGGGAGCGGTTTTTCGCGCGCCTTGTGAAGGAGCATCATTGGGTTGAGGCGGTTCGCAGCCAGCGCTTCGTCCAAGCGGCGTACGAAACCGACCGCAACGGCCTTGAGGCCGCCGTCCGCCTTGTCGGTGCCGCTCTGCGCCGCCTGCCGCTCTCTTCGTACATGCGCCTCCCGCTCTTTGCCCAGCAAGTGGCAGGCGATCCGCATGCGTTCGATTTGCCCACGCTTTCCGGCAAACTGTTGTTAGCCGCCTTGCAAGCGACTGTACCGGGCGAGTGGGATGTGGCGTCGGTCGAGAGCGTCAATGAATTGTTGCAGTCAGTCGGGCTGCTCCGTGAGGATATATTGAACTTTGTCACGTGCGCCAACATCCTAGCGGAAACGGAAAACGGTTCCCATCCCGTCTTTTCCGCCGCCGCGGAAACAAACGCGGCGCTGAACGTGCCGCTGCGGGAAGTGCTGCCGCTTGCGCGCGCCTATCCTGCCCGCGGCGGGACGGTGTACATTGTGGAAAACGCTGGTGTTTTCTCCACGTTGCTTGACACCCGCGCCCCGCTTGTGAGCACAAACGGGCAAATGAACTTGGCGACGATGAAACTGCTGGATTTGCTCGCTGTCTCTGGCGCGCGCCTGCTTTACTCCGGCGATTTTGACCCGGAAGGATTGGCCATGGCCGAACGATTGCTTGAACGGTACGGCTCGGCCGTCGCACTCTGGCGCTTTTCCTTGGACGATTACGTGGCGGCCAACCCAGCGGTCGAACTTCCACCTGAGCGACTCGCCAAACTCGCATCGATCTCGGCTGAGGATTTGCTTCCGGTGAAAGAAGAGATGAAGCGGCGCAAAAAGGCGGGGTATCAAGAGGCGATTATCGGGAGGTTGGAGGGGGATATAGAGAAGGACGGGGCGAACAAGTCCTTTCCTTAG
- the cas2 gene encoding CRISPR-associated endonuclease Cas2, producing MRLLVFFDLPVVTNQEKREYRRFRTFLLNEGYDMLQFSVYSRVCHGHEATDKHLARLKRNLPPRGSIRAMVVTEKQYAKMQLLLGEPTAQEKKITSTQLTLF from the coding sequence ATGCGATTGCTCGTCTTTTTTGACCTTCCCGTCGTGACCAATCAGGAGAAGCGCGAATACCGGCGATTTCGCACATTCCTGCTAAACGAAGGGTACGATATGTTGCAGTTTTCTGTCTACAGCCGCGTCTGCCATGGACACGAAGCAACGGACAAACACCTAGCAAGGTTAAAACGCAACTTACCCCCTCGAGGATCGATTCGGGCAATGGTCGTAACGGAAAAGCAGTACGCAAAAATGCAGCTGCTTCTTGGGGAGCCGACAGCACAAGAAAAGAAAATCACATCCACCCAGCTGACGCTTTTTTAA